A genomic stretch from Gorilla gorilla gorilla isolate KB3781 chromosome 20, NHGRI_mGorGor1-v2.1_pri, whole genome shotgun sequence includes:
- the LOC101130013 gene encoding large ribosomal subunit protein uL29 codes for MHPHKEYHWTIQTTAKIKAQDLLGKKEEELLKQLDDLKVELSQLRVAKVTGGAASKLPKIRVVRKSIARVLTVINQTQKENLGKFYKGKKYKHLHLRPKKTRAVRRPLSKHEENLTIEKQQQSEQLSPMRKCAVKARVARCQ; via the exons ATGCATCCACACAAGGAATACCACTGGACCATCCAAA CAACGGCCAAGATCAAGGCCCAAGACCTTCtcgggaagaaggaggaggagctgcTGAAACAGCTGGACGACCTAAAGGTGGAGCTGTCCCAGCTGCGCGTCGCCAAAGTGACGGGCGGCGCGGCCTCCAAGCTCCCTAAgatccgg gtCGTCCGCAAATCCATTGCCCGTGTTCTCACGGTTATTAACCAGACTCAGAAAGAAAACCTCGGGAAATTCTACAAGGGCAAGAAGTACAAGCACCTGCACCTGCGGCCTAAGAAGACACGCGCCGTGCGCCGCCCGCTCAGCAAGCACGAGGAGAACCTGACGATCGAGAAGCAGCAGCAGAGCGAGCAGCTGTCCCCAATGCGGAAGTGCGCGGTCAAGGCCCGAGTGGCGCGTTGTCAATAA